In Actinomycetes bacterium, a genomic segment contains:
- a CDS encoding ABC transporter ATP-binding protein, with product MSTPPSAPPRPAAPPAARGPGAMLVNAGMPAEKSMDFWPSARRLLRRLGPDRARVGMVVALTVGSVGCAVVGPRILGRATDLIFAGVIGRQLPSGITQAQAETALRARGEGGLADLLSGMTVTPGQGIDTGALANTLMFALGLYAVASLLMLAQGLVLAGVVQRATYQLRSEVEDKLHRLPLRYFDTQPRGELLSRVTNDIDNVQQTMQQTFSQMLNALLTLLGVLTMMVIISPLLALIALVSVPLSVVVTRLVAKRSQPLFVQQWAHTGRLNAHIEESFTGHAVVRVFGRQDEAEEVFRERNEELYRAGLGAQFLSGLILPAITFIGNLNYLLVAVAGGLRVASGSMSLGEVQAFVQYSRQFSQPLTMVASVSNILQSGVASAERVFDLLDADEQEPDGHDAESLEKETHGLVAFEHVSFRYQPDVPLIEDLSLVVEPGRLVAIVGPTGAGKTTLVNLVMRFYELDGGRITLDGHDIARLRRDDLRGRIGMVLQDTWLFNGTIRDNIAYGRPGATEDEVMAAARGAYVDRFVHALPDGYDTVIDDEGSNISAGERQLVTIARAFLAEPSLLILDEATSSVDTRTEVHVQHATAALRSDRTSFVIAHRLSTVRDADLILVMEDGAIVEQGTHEGLLARGGAYSALYQAQFTGATAAEPA from the coding sequence GTGAGCACCCCGCCCTCGGCGCCGCCGCGCCCGGCGGCGCCGCCCGCCGCGCGCGGTCCGGGGGCGATGCTCGTCAATGCAGGGATGCCCGCCGAGAAGTCGATGGACTTCTGGCCCTCTGCCCGCCGTCTGCTGAGGCGCCTCGGCCCGGACCGGGCACGGGTCGGCATGGTGGTGGCGCTCACCGTCGGCAGCGTCGGCTGCGCGGTCGTCGGCCCCCGGATCCTGGGCCGGGCGACGGACCTGATCTTCGCCGGCGTCATCGGCCGGCAGCTGCCGTCGGGCATCACCCAGGCCCAGGCGGAGACGGCGCTGCGGGCCCGTGGGGAGGGCGGCCTCGCCGACCTGCTCTCCGGGATGACGGTGACCCCCGGGCAGGGCATCGACACCGGTGCGCTCGCGAACACCTTGATGTTCGCCCTCGGGCTGTACGCCGTCGCCTCGCTGCTGATGCTGGCCCAGGGGCTGGTCCTCGCCGGAGTGGTGCAGCGGGCGACCTACCAGCTGCGGTCGGAGGTCGAGGACAAGCTGCACCGGCTGCCGCTGCGCTACTTCGACACCCAGCCGCGGGGCGAGCTGCTCAGCCGGGTCACCAACGACATCGACAACGTGCAGCAGACGATGCAGCAGACGTTCAGCCAGATGCTCAACGCCCTGCTCACGCTGCTCGGCGTCCTCACCATGATGGTCATCATCTCGCCGCTGCTGGCTCTCATCGCCCTGGTCTCGGTGCCGCTGTCGGTGGTGGTGACCCGGTTGGTAGCCAAGAGGTCGCAGCCCCTGTTCGTCCAGCAGTGGGCACACACCGGGCGGCTCAACGCGCACATCGAGGAGAGCTTCACCGGCCACGCCGTGGTGCGCGTCTTCGGTCGGCAGGACGAGGCCGAGGAGGTCTTCCGCGAGCGCAACGAGGAGCTCTACCGGGCGGGCCTCGGCGCCCAGTTCCTCAGCGGCCTCATCCTGCCGGCGATCACGTTCATCGGGAACCTGAACTACCTGCTGGTGGCGGTCGCCGGCGGGCTGCGGGTGGCGTCGGGCAGCATGAGCCTCGGCGAGGTGCAGGCCTTCGTCCAGTACTCCCGCCAGTTCAGCCAGCCGCTGACGATGGTCGCTTCGGTGTCGAACATCCTGCAGTCCGGAGTCGCCTCGGCGGAGCGCGTGTTCGACCTCCTCGACGCCGACGAGCAGGAGCCCGACGGCCACGACGCCGAGTCGCTCGAGAAGGAGACCCACGGCCTGGTCGCCTTCGAGCACGTGTCCTTCCGGTACCAGCCCGACGTGCCCCTCATCGAGGACCTGTCGCTGGTGGTCGAGCCGGGGCGGCTGGTCGCCATCGTCGGGCCGACCGGTGCGGGCAAGACGACGCTGGTCAACCTCGTCATGCGGTTCTACGAGCTCGACGGCGGCCGGATCACTCTCGACGGCCACGACATCGCGCGGCTGCGCCGCGACGACCTGCGCGGCCGGATCGGCATGGTGCTGCAGGACACCTGGCTGTTCAACGGCACGATCCGCGACAACATCGCCTACGGCCGGCCGGGAGCGACCGAGGACGAGGTCATGGCGGCCGCGCGGGGCGCCTACGTCGACCGGTTCGTGCACGCCCTGCCCGACGGCTACGACACCGTCATCGACGACGAGGGAAGCAACATCAGCGCGGGCGAGCGTCAGCTGGTGACCATCGCCCGCGCCTTCCTGGCCGAGCCGTCGCTGCTGATCCTCGACGAGGCGACCAGCTCGGTCGACACCCGCACCGAGGTGCACGTGCAGCACGCGACGGCCGCGCTGCGCTCGGACCGCACCAGCTTCGTCATCGCGCACCGGCTGTCCACCGTCCGCGACGCCGACCTGATCCTTGTCATGGAGGACGGTGCGATCGTGGAGCAGGGCACGCACGAGGGACTGCTCGCCCGCGGCGGTGCCTACTCGGCCCTCTACCAGGCGCAGTTCACCGGCGCCACGGCGGCGGAGCCGGCCTGA
- a CDS encoding NAD-dependent epimerase/dehydratase family protein produces MRVVLTGASGNVGTALLRRLAADRPYWSVVGLCRRPPTGGEPAYDRVEWVRADLSEPAAERVLRETLSGADAVVHAAWLIQPSRDRALLERTNVGGSRRVVDAAAAAGVRHLVHLSSVGTYSRGSKDRAVGEDWPTEGIPTSDYSRHKAAVERLLDQVDAAAGGPVVSRVRPGLVFQRDAASEIARYFLGPFVPRRLVGAHRAPVLPVPPRATFQAVHADDLADALVRVLDARLDGAVNVAGDPVMTPRELATVFAARWVPVPGPVVRAAAALSYRLHLQPTSPGWVDLALGVPVMSTRRVREELGWRPAHDVRATVAALLEGMAEGAGTTSPAMVPGR; encoded by the coding sequence GTGCGGGTCGTGCTGACGGGTGCGAGCGGCAACGTGGGCACCGCGCTGCTCCGGCGCCTGGCCGCCGACCGCCCCTACTGGTCGGTCGTGGGCCTGTGCCGCCGACCACCGACAGGCGGCGAGCCCGCCTACGACCGCGTCGAGTGGGTCCGGGCCGACCTCTCCGAGCCGGCCGCAGAGCGGGTACTGCGGGAGACTCTCTCCGGAGCGGACGCGGTCGTGCACGCCGCCTGGCTGATCCAGCCGTCGCGCGACCGGGCGCTCCTCGAGCGGACCAACGTGGGCGGCTCACGCCGGGTCGTCGACGCGGCCGCGGCAGCCGGCGTCCGACACCTCGTGCACCTGTCGTCCGTCGGCACCTACAGCCGCGGCTCGAAGGACCGTGCCGTGGGCGAGGACTGGCCCACGGAGGGCATCCCGACATCCGACTACTCCCGGCACAAGGCTGCCGTCGAACGTCTGCTGGACCAGGTGGATGCCGCAGCGGGCGGCCCGGTGGTCAGCCGGGTCCGCCCCGGCCTCGTCTTCCAGCGGGACGCGGCCAGCGAGATCGCGCGCTACTTCCTGGGGCCGTTCGTGCCCCGGCGCCTGGTCGGTGCGCATCGCGCGCCGGTCCTCCCGGTGCCGCCCCGGGCGACGTTCCAGGCCGTGCACGCCGACGACCTGGCCGATGCGCTGGTGCGGGTGCTGGACGCGCGGCTCGACGGCGCTGTCAACGTCGCCGGCGACCCGGTGATGACCCCGCGTGAGCTGGCCACGGTGTTCGCCGCCCGATGGGTGCCGGTCCCCGGTCCTGTCGTGCGGGCCGCCGCCGCCCTCAGCTACCGCCTCCACCTGCAGCCGACCAGCCCCGGCTGGGTGGACCTTGCTCTCGGGGTGCCGGTCATGTCGACGCGGCGGGTCCGCGAAGAGCTCGGCTGGCGACCGGCACACGACGTGCGGGCCACGGTCGCCGCACTGCTCGAAGGGATGGCCGAGGGCGCGGGCACGACGAGCCCGGCCATGGTCCCCGGCCGCTGA
- a CDS encoding NAD(P)/FAD-dependent oxidoreductase yields the protein MTEPLPASCDVVVVGAGLAGLVAARRLAGAGLDVQLLDAADGVGGRVRTDVVDGWRLDRGFQVLNTGYPALAREIDLAVLDLRELTRGALVHRDGVRRRLADPRRDPLGALATARADLGTLRDRALLASTAARVATGDGRRLVGADDVAARDRLRERGFSDRIVDDFFRPFFSGVFLEEDLVTSSRFLDLMLRMFVRGRSTVPSLGMQRLPDQLAARLPAGAVHLRCTVTALEAEGVTTAAGQVTARAVVCATDATSAGALVPGVTPPAWRAVTTVYHAAPNDPLGEPTLLLDADRDSPVVNTVVLTAAAPSYGPGDGRALVSTSLLGAHEGAEAAVRARLAELYRTGTGAWEHLATYVLPQALPAMTAPHPFQRPVLVDGVYVCGDHRDTSSIQGALVSGRRAAQAVLAVL from the coding sequence GTGACCGAGCCGCTGCCCGCCTCCTGCGACGTGGTCGTCGTCGGCGCCGGCCTGGCAGGGCTGGTCGCGGCCCGACGCCTCGCCGGGGCGGGGCTGGACGTGCAGCTGCTCGACGCCGCTGACGGGGTCGGCGGCCGGGTCCGCACCGACGTCGTCGACGGGTGGCGGCTGGACCGGGGATTCCAGGTGCTCAACACCGGCTACCCGGCACTCGCCCGGGAGATCGACCTCGCCGTGCTGGACCTGCGCGAGCTCACGCGGGGCGCGCTCGTCCACCGTGACGGCGTCCGCCGGCGGCTGGCCGACCCGAGGCGCGACCCGCTCGGCGCGCTGGCGACGGCCCGTGCCGACCTCGGGACGCTGCGCGACCGGGCGCTCCTGGCGTCCACGGCGGCCCGGGTCGCCACCGGCGACGGCCGGCGGCTGGTCGGCGCGGACGACGTCGCAGCCCGTGACCGGCTGCGCGAGCGCGGCTTCTCCGACCGGATCGTCGACGACTTCTTCCGGCCGTTCTTCTCCGGCGTCTTCCTCGAGGAAGACCTGGTGACCTCGAGCCGGTTCCTCGACCTGATGCTGCGGATGTTCGTCCGCGGGCGGTCGACCGTCCCGTCGCTCGGCATGCAGCGGCTGCCCGACCAGCTGGCGGCGCGGCTGCCGGCCGGAGCGGTGCACCTGAGATGCACGGTGACCGCGCTGGAGGCCGAGGGGGTGACCACAGCGGCCGGGCAGGTGACCGCCCGGGCGGTCGTCTGTGCCACCGACGCGACGTCTGCGGGTGCCCTGGTGCCCGGTGTCACGCCGCCGGCCTGGCGAGCGGTCACGACGGTCTACCACGCGGCGCCCAACGACCCGCTCGGAGAGCCGACGCTGCTGCTCGACGCCGACCGCGACTCGCCGGTCGTCAACACCGTCGTGCTGACGGCCGCCGCACCGAGCTACGGGCCCGGCGACGGCCGCGCCCTGGTGTCCACGTCGCTGCTGGGCGCGCACGAGGGCGCCGAGGCGGCCGTCCGGGCCCGGCTGGCCGAGCTGTACCGGACGGGCACCGGCGCGTGGGAGCACCTCGCGACGTACGTCCTGCCGCAGGCGCTGCCGGCGATGACGGCGCCGCACCCCTTCCAGCGGCCGGTGCTGGTCGACGGGGTCTACGTGTGCGGCGACCACCGGGACACCTCGTCCATCCAGGGCGCCCTGGTGTCCGGCCGGCGGGCGGCGCAGGCCGTGCTGGCCGTGCTCTGA
- a CDS encoding N-acetyltransferase, whose product MTPRTLSVAQVTADNVEAVLAVAPRPEQLRHVNPVAWYVAMAAYRGVWQPVALVGDDGEVVGFAQWAWDDSDSTYTLGGVVLDARHQGRGLGRAVLDALVAHVRAQPRPGSVVLTVHDDNERARGLYRRYGFVETGEVLDGELVMVLPDR is encoded by the coding sequence ATGACCCCCCGGACCCTCTCCGTCGCGCAGGTCACCGCGGACAACGTCGAGGCGGTCCTCGCGGTCGCCCCGCGTCCCGAGCAGCTACGGCACGTCAACCCCGTCGCGTGGTACGTCGCCATGGCGGCCTACCGGGGCGTCTGGCAGCCGGTCGCTCTGGTGGGCGACGACGGTGAGGTCGTCGGCTTCGCGCAGTGGGCGTGGGACGACTCGGACTCGACCTACACGCTGGGTGGCGTCGTGCTCGACGCCCGCCACCAGGGTCGCGGCCTGGGGCGCGCGGTGCTCGACGCGCTCGTGGCGCACGTCCGCGCGCAGCCCCGGCCCGGGTCGGTCGTTCTGACGGTGCACGACGACAACGAGCGCGCCCGGGGGCTCTACCGTCGCTACGGCTTCGTCGAGACCGGCGAGGTGCTCGACGGCGAGCTCGTCATGGTGCTGCCCGACCGTTGA
- a CDS encoding Re/Si-specific NAD(P)(+) transhydrogenase subunit alpha — protein MTTARTKVGVVAERRDGEHRVALVPDAVAKLTGAGLEVAVESGAGLHAFATDDDYRAAGADVVPGVLATSDVVLTVSPLTVEQAQTLRPGAVTIGFLPVSAEPDLVATLRGNDVLAFAMELVPRISRAQSMDALSSQALVGGYRAALVAAEKLPRFFPLFMTAAGTVPPAKVLVLGAGVAGLQAIATARRLGAVVEAYDVRASSADEVRSMGATFLDLGLESLEGSGGYAREMAEDRAARQQELLTPYVAASDAVITTAAVPGRSAPLLLTTAMVETMRPGSVVVDLAAESGGNCELTVAGDEVVHRGVTVWGGRDVPSSMPVHASQLYGRNVVNLLLLMTHDGAVEPDFDDEILAASCVTRGDS, from the coding sequence GTGACCACTGCTCGCACGAAGGTCGGCGTCGTCGCCGAGCGGCGTGACGGCGAACACCGTGTCGCGCTGGTGCCCGACGCGGTCGCCAAGCTGACCGGTGCCGGCCTCGAGGTGGCCGTCGAGTCGGGGGCCGGGCTGCACGCGTTCGCCACCGACGACGACTACCGCGCGGCCGGCGCTGACGTCGTGCCCGGCGTGCTTGCGACCAGCGACGTGGTGCTGACGGTGTCCCCGCTGACCGTCGAACAGGCGCAGACGCTACGGCCGGGTGCGGTGACCATCGGCTTCCTGCCCGTGTCCGCCGAGCCCGACTTGGTCGCGACCCTGCGTGGCAACGACGTGCTGGCCTTCGCGATGGAGCTGGTGCCCCGGATCTCGCGTGCGCAGTCGATGGACGCGCTGTCCTCACAGGCACTGGTCGGCGGCTACCGGGCGGCCCTGGTCGCAGCTGAGAAGCTGCCGCGCTTCTTCCCCCTCTTCATGACCGCGGCCGGCACCGTGCCGCCGGCGAAGGTCCTCGTCCTCGGCGCCGGAGTGGCCGGGCTGCAGGCGATCGCGACCGCGCGCCGGCTGGGTGCCGTCGTCGAGGCGTACGACGTCCGCGCGTCGTCGGCCGACGAGGTGCGCTCGATGGGGGCGACCTTCCTGGACCTCGGGCTGGAGTCGCTCGAGGGGTCGGGCGGCTACGCGCGCGAGATGGCCGAGGACCGCGCGGCCCGGCAGCAGGAGCTGCTGACGCCGTACGTCGCGGCCAGCGATGCGGTCATCACCACCGCAGCCGTGCCCGGACGGTCGGCTCCGCTGCTGCTGACGACGGCGATGGTCGAGACGATGCGGCCGGGCTCGGTCGTCGTCGACCTGGCCGCGGAGAGCGGCGGCAACTGCGAGCTGACTGTCGCGGGTGACGAGGTGGTGCACCGTGGCGTGACCGTGTGGGGCGGGCGCGACGTGCCGTCGTCGATGCCGGTGCACGCCAGCCAGCTCTACGGGCGCAACGTCGTCAACCTGCTGCTGCTGAT